In one Brienomyrus brachyistius isolate T26 chromosome 12, BBRACH_0.4, whole genome shotgun sequence genomic region, the following are encoded:
- the LOC125705220 gene encoding mucin-2-like yields MVKNFTIFTQSNNITSKILKNITGVTLPDPTTRTIIINSTTITPPKTTSETAITINTAGTLPHITETPVTDSAVANISQSNTQPMIKNITAFTLSSITTKNTAKNSNGVSVLNPSTKTIVLSSSTITPHKTSSETTITNATLVILSHNTTETAVTNTTAFTLPKISTTTVVKNFTIFTQSNNITSKILKNITGVTLPDPTTRTVIINSTAITPPKSSSETATTINTAVTLPHITKTPVTDSAVANISQSNTQPIISNITAFTLSSIATNNIVKNSNGVTLPDPSTKTIVTSSSTITPPKTSSETTITNPTIVILPHNITETTVTNTTAVTVPKISTTTMVKNFTAFTQSNKTTSKILKNITGVTLPNPTTRTMVKKVTAFTQSNNATRKILKKITGVTRYNPTTRTMVKKITAFTQSNNTTSKILKNITGVTKPDPTTRTVIINSTAITPPKSSSETATTINTAVTLPHITKTLVTDSAVATVSQSITQPIIKNITAFTLSSITTKNTAKNSNGVTLLNSSTKTIVLRSSTITPHKTSSETTITNATLVILPHNITETAVTNTTAFTLPKISTTTMVKNFTIFTQSNNITSKILKNITGVTLPDPTTRTVIINSTAITPPKSSSETAITINTAVTLPHITKTPVTDSAIANVSQSNTQPIIKNITAFTSSSIITENIAKNSNGVTLPNPTTRTVIINSTAITPPKSSSETATTINTAVTLPHITKTPVTDSAVANVSQSNTQPIISNITAFTLSSIATNNIVKNSNGVTLPDPSTKTIVTSSSTITPPKTSSETTTTNPTIVILPHNITETTVTNTTAVTVPKISTTTMVKNFTSFTQSNNITSKILKNITGVTLPNPTTRTVIINSTEITPPKSSSKTATTINTAVTLPHITKTPVTDSAVANVSQSNTQPIISNITAFTLSSIATNNNVQNSNGVTLLNLSIKTTVTSSSTITPPKTSSETTITNATLVILPHNITETAVMNTTAVTVPKISMTTMVKNFTTFTQSNNITSKILKNITGVTLPNPTTRTVIINSTAITPPKSSSKTATTINTAVTLPHITKTPVTDSAVANVSQSNTQPIISNITAFTLSSIATNNIVKNSNGVTLPDPSTKTIVTSSSTITPPKTSSETTITNATLVILPHNITETTVTNTTAVTVPKISTTTMVKNFTAFTQSNKTTSKILKNITGVTLPNPTTRTMVKKVTAFTQSNNATRKILKKITGVTRYNPTTRTMVKKITAFTQSNNTTSKILKNITGVTLPDPTTRTVIINSTAITPPKSSSETATTINTAVTLPHITKTLVTDSAHKNYSYEFIYNHTTQDQL; encoded by the exons CTAAGACCACCTCAGAAAcagcaataacaataaatactgCAGGCACACTACCCCACATCACAGAAACACCAGTCACAGATTCTGCTGTAGCCAACATATCCCAAAGTAACACCCAACCTATGATTAAGAACATCACTGCATTCACCTTGTCCAGTATTACCACAAAAAACACTGCTAAAAATAGTAATGGAGTCAGCGTACTTAACCCGAGCACAAAAACTATAGTTTTGAGTTCATCTACAATCACACCACACAAGACCAGCTCTGAAACAACAATTACAAATGCTACTCTAGTCATACTATCACACAATACCACAGAAACAGCAGTCACGAATACTACTGCATTTACCTTACCCAAAATTAGCACGACAACTGTGGTTAAAAATTTCACTATATTCACCCAGTCCAACAATATCACAAGCAAAATCCTGAAAAACATTACTGGAGTCACCCTACCCGACCCTACAACAAGAACTGTAATTATAAACTCAACTGCAATCACACCACCTAAGAGTAGCTCCgaaacagcaacaacaataaacACTGCAGTCACACTACCCCATATCACAAAAACACCAGTCACAGATTCTGCTGTAGCCAACATATCCCAAAGTAACACCCAACCTATAATTAGTAACATCACTGCATTCACCTTGTCCAGTATTGCCACAAATAACATTGTTAAAAATAGTAATGGAGTTACCCTACCTGACCCTAGCACAAAAACTATAGTTACGAGTTCATCTACAATCACACCACCCAAGACCAGCTCTGAAACAACAATTACAAACCCTACTATAGTCATACTACCACACAATATCACAGAAACAACAGTCACGAATACTACTGCAGTCACCGTACCCAAAATTAGCACGACAACTATGGTTAAAAATTTTACTGCATTCACCCAGTCCAacaaaaccacaagtaaaatccTGAAAAACATTACTGGAGTCACCCTACCCAACCCAACAACAAGAACTATGGTTAAAAAAGTTACTGCATTCACCCAGTCCAACAATGCCACAAGGAAAATCCtgaaaaagattactggagtcaCCCGTTACAACCCAACAACAAGAACTATGGTTAAAAAAATTACTGCATTCACCCAATCCAACAATACCACAAGTAAAATCCTGAAAAACATTACTGGAGTCACCAAACCCGACCCTACAACAAGAACCGTAATTATAAACTCAACTGCAATCACACCACCTAAGAGTAGCTCCgaaacagcaacaacaataaatacTGCAGTCACACTACCCCATATCACAAAGACACTAGTCACAGATTCTGCCGTAGCCACCGTATCCCAAAGTATCACCCAGCCTATAATTAAGAACATCACTGCATTCACCTTGTCCAGTATTACCACAAAAAACACTGCTAAAAATAGTAATGGAGTCACCCTACTTAACTCGAGCACAAAAACTATAGTTTTGCGTTCATCTACAATCACACCACACAAGACCAGCTCTGAAACAACAATTACAAATGCTACTCTAGTCATACTACCACACAATATCACAGAAACAGCAGTCACGAATACTACTGCATTTACCTTACCCAAAATTAGCACGACAACTATGGTTAAAAATTTTACTATATTCACCCAGTCCAACAATATCACAAGTAAAATCCTGAAAAACATTACTGGAGTCACCCTACCCGACCCTACAACAAGAACTGTAATTATAAACTCAACTGCAATCACACCACCTAAGAGTAGCTCCGAAAcagcaataacaataaatactgCAGTCACACTACCCCATATCACAAAAACACCAGTCACAGATTCTGCTATAGCCAACGTATCCCAAAGTAACACCCAACCTATAATTAAGAACATCACTGCATTCACCTCGTCCAGTATTATCACAGAAAACATTGCTAAAAATAGTAATGGAGTCACCCTACCCAACCCTACAACAAGAACTGTAATTATAAACTCAACTGCAATCACACCACCTAAGAGTAGCTCtgaaacagcaacaacaataaacACTGCAGTCACACTACCCCATATCACAAAAACACCAGTCACAGATTCTGCTGTAGCCAACGTATCCCAAAGTAACACCCAACCTATAATTAGTAACATCACTGCATTCACCTTGTCCAGTATTGCCACAAATAACATTGTTAAAAATAGTAATGGAGTTACCCTACCTGACCCTAGCACAAAAACTATAGTTACGAGTTCATCTACAATCACACCACCCAAGACCAGCTCTGAAACAACAACTACAAACCCTACTATAGTCATACTACCACACAATATCACAGAAACAACAGTCACGAATACTACTGCAGTCACCGTACCCAAAATTAGCACGACAACAATGGTTAAAAATTTTACTTCATTCACTCAGTCCAACAATATCACAAGTAAAATCCTGAAAAACATTACTGGAGTCACCCTACCCAACCCTACAACAAGAACTGTAATTATAAACTCAACTGAAATCACACCACCTAAGAGTAGCTCcaaaacagcaacaacaataaacACTGCAGTCACACTACCCCATATCACAAAAACACCAGTCACAGATTCTGCTGTAGCCAACGTATCCCAAAGTAACACCCAACCTATAATTAGTAACATCACTGCATTCACCTTGTCCAGTATTGCCACAAATAACAATGTTCAAAATAGTAATGGAGTCACCCTACTTAACCTGAGCATAAAAACTACAGTTACGAGTTCATCTACAATCACACCACCCAAGACCAGCTCTGAAACAACAATTACAAATGCTACTCTGGTCATACTACCACACAATATCACAGAAACAGCAGTCATGAATACTACTGCAGTCACCGTACCCAAAATTAGCATGACAACAATGGTTAAAAATTTTACTACATTCACCCAGTCCAACAATATCACAAGTAAAATCCTGAAAAACATTACTGGAGTCACCCTACCCAACCCTACAACAAGAACTGTAATTATAAACTCAACTGCAATCACACCACCTAAGAGTAGCTCcaaaacagcaacaacaataaacACTGCAGTCACACTACCCCATATCACAAAAACACCAGTCACAGATTCTGCTGTAGCCAACGTATCCCAAAGTAACACCCAACCTATAATTAGTAACATCACTGCATTCACCTTGTCCAGTATTGCCACAAATAACATTGTTAAAAATAGTAATGGAGTTACCCTACCTGACCCTAGCACAAAAACTATAGTTACGAGTTCATCTACAATCACACCACCCAAGACCAGCTCTGAAACAACAATTACAAATGCTACTCTGGTCATACTACCACACAATATCACAGAAACAACAGTCACGAATACTACTGCAGTCACCGTACCCAAAATTAGCACGACAACTATGGTTAAAAATTTTACTGCATTCACCCAGTCCAacaaaaccacaagtaaaatccTGAAAAACATTACTGGAGTCACCCTACCCAACCCAACAACAAGAACTATGGTTAAAAAAGTTACTGCATTCACCCAGTCCAACAATGCCACAAGGAAAATCCtgaaaaagattactggagtcaCCCGTTACAACCCAACAACAAGAACTATGGTTAAAAAAATTACTGCATTCACCCAATCCAACAATACCACAAGTAAAATCCTGAAAAACATTACTGGAGTCACCCTACCCGACCCTACAACAAGAACTGTAATTATAAACTCAACTGCAATCACACCACCTAAGAGTAGCTCCgaaacagcaacaacaataaatacTGCAGTCACACTACCCCATATCACAAAGACACTAGTCACAGATTCTGCC CACAAAAACTATAGTTACGAGTTCATCTACAATCACACCACCCAAGACCAGCTCTGA
- the LOC125705175 gene encoding mucin-2-like, which yields MVKNFTAFTQSNNTTSKILKNITGVTLPNPTTRTMVKKVTAFTQSNNATSKILKNITGVTRSNPTTRTMVKKITAFTQSNNTTSKILKNITGVTKPDPTTRTIIINSTAITPPKISSETATTINTAVILPHITKTLVTDSAVATVSQSITQPIIKNITAFTLSSITTKNTAKNSNGVTLLNPSTKTIVLSSSTITPPKTSSETTITNATLVILPHNITETAVMNTTAFTLPKISTTTIVKNFTAFTQSNNITSKILKNITGVTLPDPTTKTIIINSTTITPPKTTSETAIIINTAGTLPHITETPVTDSAVANISQSNTQPIIKNITAFTLSSITTNNIAKNSNGVTLRNPSAKTIVTSSSTITPPKTNSETTITNPTLIILPHNTTETAVTKTTAVTVPKISTTTMVKKFTAFAQSNNTTSKILKNITGVTLPDPTTRTVIINSTAITPPKSSSETATTINTAVTLPHITKTPVTDSAVGTVSQSKTQPIISNITAFTSSSIIAKNIAKNSNGVTLPDPSTKSIVASSSTITPPKTSSETTITNATLVILPHNITETTVTNTTAVTLPKISTTTMVKKVTAFTQSNNTTSKILKNITGVTLPNPTTRTMVKKVTAFTQSNNAIRKILKKITGVTRPYPTTRTMVKKFTAFTQSNNTTSKILKNITGVTLPDPTTRTVIINSTAITPRQTTSETATTINTAVTLPHNITKTPVTDSAVATISQSDTQRIIKNITAFTLPNITTDNIAKNIPGVTLPDHTTKTIVISSFGSRSPKTNSATTITKNSVLTLPHSITETTVSNNSVVSLPKSTTQPTVKNITTLTKSKDNITETAVTNTTAVTLTKISTTSMIKKVTVFTQSNDTTSKMVKNTLPNSTRRTVIINSTAITPPKTTTDTTITRNTVVTLPHNLTKTPPTNAVVATLPQSTTQRMIKNITVFTLSNNATDNIAKNITGVTTPNPTKKTVVMSSSAVTPPKTSTKTTSPNTTVVTLLHSITERAIINTEVVSLPKSTPRPMVQNITAFTQSNYITETTGKNSTALMLYMNATKRVVSNFTAIRPSEITTKVIITSNTAITLPHNITKTPLTNTTVVTLSQSTPQSMIKNITAFTLSNNATDNMVKNITRVTLPNPTKNTTVMSSSATTPPKTSTETTITNNTFFRLPHNITETAISNSAVVSLRQRTTQPMVKNITTFTLSNTTTDSMGKNITGSTIPQNVTKPTVTNFTAIIRPNPTTKTTVMSSTAITPPKTSTDITITNTTVVALAHSNTERAVPNTVVVSLSKGTTQHMVKNITVLTLSNNTTHNIVKNTTGVTLPNLTTITVVTRSPAITPPKTSSEKTITNTIVMPSNATTKTIVINSFAITPPKNSTETTITSTNVVTLPLTITESAVTNTAVVSLPRSVTQTTVTNTPFSSSYNVTETTVTNFSFTQTNTMTTSTTQPGETTPSPTGLTRSVILQFKLNETFTADHLNSSSLKYQNLERRITREVDKLYSLHFPTIYIKSSVKSFRNGSIVTHMDLVFRASKEAVVSEAAVPRLLLTALANNTVNLSVIPDSVQTMEKISVSLCLVLSYTSVLDTKSSSYKWISTELYKWLEAVFYELVMTQSTQSNMTLWNEDGWVGVFMEFHYNTSFLISSDVLIAAVLKSRSPFLYIKHTLSVNGVEAQVDYFNLSMRITSLTFTEDLSDRGSDLFLVYSSYIRVSVRKLYKDIEGFIDIYVTNMTAGSVAVKMAVDFQKGRISLPLVLQVLQLGLSQLQMDGLTVDPDSLNLGTEYMQGECH from the exons ATGGTTAAAAATTTTACTGCATTTACCCAGTCCAATAATACCACAAGTAAAATCCTGAAAAACATTACTGGAGTCACCCTACCCAACCCAACAACAAGAACTATGGTTAAAAAAGTTACTGCATTCACCCAGTCCAACAATGCCACAAGTAAAATCCTGAAAAACATTACTGGAGTCACCCGTTCCAACCCAACAACAAGAACTATGGTTAAAAAAATTACTGCATTCACCCAATCCAACAATACCACAAGTAAAATCCTGAAAAACATTACTGGAGTCACCAAACCCGACCCTACAACAAGAACCATAATTATAAACTCAACTGCAATCACACCACCTAAGATTAGCTCCgaaacagcaacaacaataaatacTGCAGTCATACTACCCCACATCACAAAGACACTAGTCACAGATTCTGCCGTAGCCACCGTATCCCAAAGTATCACCCAGCCTATAATTAAGAACATCACTGCATTCACCTTGTCCAGTATTACCACAAAAAACACTGCTAAAAATAGTAATGGAGTCACCCTACTTAACCCGAGCACAAAAACTATAGTTTTGAGTTCATCTACAATCACACCACCCAAGACCAGCTCTGAAACAACAATTACAAATGCTACTCTAGTCATACTACCACACAATATCACAGAAACAGCAGTCATGAATACTACTGCATTCACCTTACCCAAAATTAGTACGACAACTATAGTAAAAAATTTTACTGCATTCACCCAGTCCAACAATATCACAAGTAAAATCCTGAAAAACATTACTGGAGTCACCCTACCCGACCCTACAACAAAAACCATAATTATAAACTCAACTACAATTACACCACCTAAGACCACCTCagaaacagcaataataataaatactgcAGGCACACTACCCCACATCACAGAAACACCAGTCACAGATTCTGCTGTAGCCAACATATCCCAAAGTAACACCCAACCTATAATTAAGAACATCACTGCATTCACCTTGTCCAGTATTACCACAAATAACATTGCTAAAAATAGCAATGGAGTCACTCTACGTAACCCGAGCGCAAAAACTATAGTTACGAGTTCATCTACAATCACACCACCCAAGACCAACTCTGAAACAACAATTACAAACCCTACTCTAATCATACTACCACACAATACCACAGAAACAGCAGTCACGAAAACTACTGCAGTCACCGTACCCAAAATTAGCACGACAACTATGGTTAAAAAATTTACTGCATTCGCCCAGTCCAACAATACCACAAGTAAAATCCTGAAAAACATTACTGGAGTCACCCTACCCGACCCTACAACAAGAACTGTAATTATAAACTCAACTGCAATCACACCACCTAAGAGTAGCTCCgaaacagcaacaacaataaacACTGCAGTCACACTACCCCACATCACAAAAACACCAGTCACAGATTCTGCTGTAGGCACCGTATCCCAAAGTAAGACCCAACCTATAATTAGTAACATCACTGCATTCACCTCGTCCAGTATTATCGCAAAAAACATTGCTAAAAATAGTAATGGAGTCACCCTACCTGACCCGAGCACAAAAAGTATAGTTGCAAGTTCATCTACAATCACACCACCCAAGACCAGCTCTGAAACAACAATTACAAACGCTACTCTAGTCATACTACCACACAATATCACAGAAACAACAGTCACGAATACTACTGCAGTCACCTTACCCAAAATTAGCACGACAACTATGGTTAAAAAAGTTACTGCATTCACCCAGTCCAACAATACCACAAGTAAAATCCTGAAAAACATTACTGGAGTCACCCTACCCAACCCAACAACAAGAACTATGGTTAAAAAAGTTACTGCATTCACCCAGTCCAACAATGCCATAAGGAAAATCCtgaaaaagattactggagtcaCCCGTCCCTACCCAACAACAAGAACTATGGTTAAAAAATTTACTGCATTCACCCAGTCCAACAATACCACAAGTAAAATCCTGAAAAACATTACTGGAGTCACCCTACCCGACCCTACAACAAGAACCGTAATTATAAACTCAACTGCAATCACACCACGCCAGACCACATCAgaaacagcaacaacaataaatacTGCAGTCACACTACCCCACAACATCACAAAAACACCAGTCACAGATTCTGCTGTAGCCACCATTTCCCAAAGTGACACCCAACGTATAATTAAAAACATCACTGCATTCACCTTGCCCAATATTACCACAGATAACATTGCTAAAAATATTCCTGGAGTCACCCTACCTGACCATACCACAAAAACTATTGTTATAAGCTCATTTGGAAGCAGATCACCCAAGACCAACTCAGCAACAACAATTACAAAGAATTCTGTACTCACACTACCCCATAGTATCACTGAAACGACAGTCTCAAATAATTCTGTAGTCTCTTTACCAAAAAGCACCACCCAACCTacagtgaaaaacattactACTTTAACAAAATCCAAAGACAATATCACAGAAACAGCAGTCACAAATACTACTGCAGTCACCTTAACCAAAATTAGCACGACAAGTATGATTAAAAAAGTTACAGTATTCACCCAGTCCAACGATACCACAAGTAAAATGGTGAAAAACACCCTACCCAACTCTACTAGAAGAACTGTAATTATAAACTCAACTGCAATCACACCACCCAAGACCACTACAGACACAACAATAACAAGAAATACTGTAGTCACACTACCCCACAATCTCACAAAAACACCACCCACAAATGCTGTTGTAGCCACCTTACCCCAAAGTACTACCCAACGTATGATTAAAAACATTACTGTATTCACTCTGTCCAATAATGCCACAGACAATATAGCTAAAAATATTACTGGAGTCACCACACCCAACCCTACCAAAAAAACTGTAGTTATGAGTTCAAGTGCAGTGACACCCCCCAAGACCAGCACAAAGACAACAAGTCCAAACACTACTGTAGTCACACTACTCCACAGTATAACAGAAAGAGCAATCATAAATACTGAGGTAGTTTCTTTACCCAAAAGTACCCCTCGACCCATGGTTCAAAACATTACGGCATTCACCCAATCCAATTATATCACAGAAACTACAGGTAAAAATAGTACTGCACTGATGCTATACATGAATGCCACAAAACGTGTCGTATCTAATTTCACTGCAATCAGACCATCTGAGATCACCACCAAAGTGATAATAACAAGCAATACTGCAATCACACTACCTCACAATATCACAAAAACACCACTCACAAATACTACGGTAGTCACTCTATCCCAAAGTACCCCCCAATCTATGATTAAAAACATTACTGCATTCACCTTGTCCAATAATGCCACAGACAATATGGTTAAAAATATCACTCGAGTCACCCTACCCAACCCTACCAAAAACACTACAGTTATGAGTTCAAGTGCAACCACTCCACCCAAGACCAGCACAGAGACAACAATCACAAACAATACTTTTTTCAGACTACCCCACAATATCACAGAAACTGCAATCTCAAATTCAGCTGTCGTTTCTTTACGCCAACGTACCACCCAACCTATGGTTAAAAACATTACCACATTCACCCTGTCCAATACCACCACAGATAGCATGGGCAAAAATATTACTGGAAGCACAATCCCACAGAATGTCACAAAACCTACAGTTACAAATTTCACTGCAATCATACGACCCAACCCTACCACAAAAACTACAGTCATGAGCTCAACTGCAATTACACCACCTAAGACCAGTACAGACATAACTATTACAAACACTACTGTAGTCGCACTAGCCCACAGTAACACAGAAAGAGCAGTCCCAAATACTGTTGTAGTCTCCTTATCAAAAGGAACCACCCAACatatggttaaaaatattactgtaTTGACCCTGTCCAATAATACTACTCACAATATTGTTAAAAATACTACTGGAGTCACCCTACCCAACCTTACCACAATAACCGTAGTTACGAGGTCACCTGCAATCACACCACCCAAGACCAGCTCAGAGAAAACAATTACAAACACTATTGTCATGCCATCAAACGCTACCACAAAAACTATAGTTATAAACTCTTTTGCAATCACACCACCCAAGAACAGCACAGAGACAACAATTACAAGCACTAATGTAGTCACACTACCCCTCACTATCACAGAATCAGCAGTCACAAATACTGCTGTAGTCTCCTTACCCAGATCAGTCACCCAAACTACAGTCACAAATACTCCATTCAGCTCATCCTATAATGTCACTGAAACTACAGTTACAAACTTCTCATTCACCCAGACAAATACCATGACAACATCAACAACACAGCCTGGAGAAACAACTCCATCTCCAACAGGTTTAACAAGATCTGTGATACTACAGTTCAAACTTAATGAAACATTCACAGCTGACCATTTGAATTCATCTTCACTGAAGTACCAAAACCTTGAGAGAAGGATTACACGTGAA GTGGACAAATTATATTCACTGCATTTTCCCACAATCTACATCAAATCAAGTGTTAAAAGTTTCAG AAACGGCTCAATAGTAACGCACATGGACCTCGTCTTCAGAGCCAGCAAGGAGGCAGTGGTCAGTGAAGCAGCTGTCCCGAGGCTTCTGCTGACGGCCTTGGCCAACAACACTGTTAATCTTAGCGTCATCCCGGATTCTGTACAGACGATGG AGAAGATCTCAGTTTCCCTCTGTCTCGTTCTCTCCTATACATCTGTTTTGGATACAAAATCCTCATCATACAAATGGATTAGCACTGAACTATACAAATGG CTTGAAGCGGTATTCTATGAACTGGTTATGACTCAGAGTACGCAGTCAAACATGACATTATG GaatgaagatggatgggtgggtgtgtTTATGGAATTTCATTACAACACAAGTTTTCTTATAAGCAGTGATGTTCTGATTGCCGCTGTCCTGAAGTCCAGGAGCCCTTTTCTATATATAAAGCACACACTTTCAGTAAATG GTGTTGAGGCGCAGGTTGATTACTTCAACCTGTCTATGAGGATAACCAGTCTGACTTTCACAGAGGATCTTTCTGACCGAGGATCTGACCTCTTTCTTGTTTACAGCTCTTACATACGTGTCTCT GTGAGAAAGCTCTACAAAGACATTGAAGGATTTATCGATATCTATGTTACCAACATGAC CGCTGGGTCAGTAGCGGTAAAGATGGCTGTGGATTTTCAGAAGGGAAGAATTTCTTTGCCCTTGGTTTTACAGGTTCTCCAGTTGGGTTTGTCCCAGCTGCAGATGGACGGCCTCACAGTGGACCCAGACTCCTTGAACCTTGGTACTGAATATATGCAGGGCGAATGTCACTAG